One window from the genome of Alkalihalobacillus sp. LMS6 encodes:
- a CDS encoding aminoglycoside phosphotransferase family protein: protein MNIADYVHALQQLSILPNEEMTIQKLSGGTVSEVYQLDIDAKETFVLKKHFPDQIKAEARFFQMYEGLDILPTPIYVEPSFDFAIYPYLKGSCNNRTISKARFLTTLVEELFSRYKAVESGWGWAGAPVESWSQFLQQEVAETKPILAPFLAKDDHLLVTEAIQRVTERMPLTKPFLLHGDCGIHNVMTREDDLTGVIDPDPVYGPPLFDLLYAFCSYPLDLSRSTILHAARTLDGSAVDDYLDPFVLICLYLRMATSMRHHPEDFSAYQTSWLQWKAYGR from the coding sequence ATGAACATCGCAGATTACGTACACGCCTTACAACAGCTAAGCATTCTCCCTAATGAGGAAATGACTATTCAAAAACTAAGTGGGGGAACAGTTAGTGAAGTCTACCAATTAGACATTGACGCAAAAGAAACATTCGTTTTAAAAAAACATTTCCCTGACCAAATAAAAGCGGAAGCACGTTTTTTTCAAATGTATGAAGGATTAGACATCCTCCCTACGCCTATTTATGTCGAGCCTTCATTTGACTTTGCGATCTATCCTTATCTAAAAGGAAGTTGTAACAACAGAACGATCAGCAAGGCACGTTTCCTCACTACTCTTGTGGAAGAGCTTTTTTCTAGATACAAAGCTGTAGAGAGCGGTTGGGGCTGGGCAGGAGCACCTGTCGAATCTTGGTCCCAGTTTCTACAACAGGAAGTGGCGGAAACCAAACCAATCCTCGCGCCTTTTTTAGCAAAAGACGACCATCTGCTCGTGACGGAAGCCATTCAAAGAGTAACGGAACGAATGCCGTTAACGAAACCATTTTTGCTACATGGAGATTGCGGGATCCATAACGTCATGACTAGAGAGGACGATCTAACAGGTGTTATTGACCCAGATCCTGTTTACGGTCCACCTTTATTCGATCTGCTTTACGCATTTTGCTCGTATCCACTTGATCTATCACGATCGACCATTCTCCATGCTGCACGTACATTAGACGGGTCGGCAGTCGATGACTATTTAGATCCTTTTGTTCTCATATGTCTCTATCTACGAATGGCCACGTCTATGCGTCATCACCCTGAAGATTTTTCGGCTTATCAAACGAGCTGGCTTCAATGGAAAGCGTATGGAAGGTGA
- a CDS encoding UDPGP type 1 family protein — protein MATYETIKQKLETNKQEQLLHFYEQLNEEEQRDLLNQIEQIDFDQLETANQKDEENARITALPSHTTEMFSPEELTKMREHGCSLIADGKVAIVLLAGGQGTRLGHDGPKGTVNMDGSPETSLFALQAKRIQALQHEMNTTLPWYIMTSPINDDATKAFFHDNQYFGLNRDQVTFFQQEVSPALTPDGKVMLADKATVFQAPNGNGGVFVSMQKAGILAKLQSTNIKWIFFNNIDNALVQVADPLFIGYADQQGADISSKSVKKAEPGEKVGVLGQRNGKPSVIEYSELTEEQRQQPELQDANIGIHLFKVDFLEQTANRVLPYHFAHKKIATIDEQGVAVHPAEPNGYKLEKFYFDVFPYASKMSIFQVDRANEFLPVKNKTGKDSLEEAKERFN, from the coding sequence ATGGCGACCTATGAAACCATTAAACAAAAGCTAGAAACCAATAAACAAGAACAATTACTCCATTTTTATGAGCAATTAAATGAAGAAGAACAACGCGATTTGCTTAACCAAATTGAACAAATTGATTTTGACCAGTTAGAAACAGCGAATCAAAAGGATGAAGAGAATGCGCGCATTACCGCATTGCCGAGCCATACGACTGAGATGTTTTCGCCAGAAGAATTAACAAAAATGCGCGAACACGGTTGTTCCTTAATCGCAGACGGAAAGGTCGCAATCGTCCTGCTTGCAGGCGGCCAAGGAACGCGGTTAGGACACGACGGTCCAAAAGGAACTGTCAATATGGACGGATCCCCTGAAACTTCCTTATTTGCATTGCAAGCTAAGCGCATTCAAGCGTTACAGCATGAAATGAACACGACCCTGCCTTGGTACATCATGACAAGTCCCATTAATGATGATGCGACAAAAGCTTTTTTTCATGACAATCAGTACTTCGGTCTTAACCGTGATCAAGTCACCTTTTTCCAACAGGAAGTTAGCCCCGCTCTTACACCTGATGGCAAGGTCATGCTCGCAGATAAAGCGACTGTCTTTCAAGCTCCAAATGGCAACGGCGGCGTCTTTGTATCGATGCAAAAAGCTGGTATTCTAGCAAAGCTCCAGAGCACGAACATCAAATGGATCTTTTTCAATAACATTGACAATGCCCTTGTTCAAGTGGCTGATCCCCTCTTTATTGGCTATGCCGATCAACAAGGAGCGGACATTTCAAGTAAATCTGTGAAAAAAGCAGAGCCAGGTGAAAAAGTGGGCGTTCTGGGTCAACGAAATGGTAAGCCTTCTGTTATTGAATATTCAGAGCTGACTGAAGAGCAACGCCAGCAGCCTGAACTTCAAGATGCCAATATCGGCATCCACCTTTTTAAAGTAGACTTTCTCGAACAAACAGCGAACCGTGTACTTCCATATCATTTTGCACATAAAAAGATTGCAACGATTGATGAACAAGGAGTTGCGGTGCACCCTGCAGAACCAAACGGCTATAAACTCGAAAAATTTTATTTTGACGTCTTCCCTTATGCTTCAAAGATGTCCATTTTTCAAGTAGACCGAGCAAACGAATTCTTACCAGTTAAAAACAAAACGGGCAAGGACAGCTTAGAAGAAGCTAAAGAACGGTTTAACTAG
- a CDS encoding SMI1/KNR4 family protein: MKSIWSEDNGGTVLPRVTEKMIVEAEKHFGVALPSAYIEQVNIQNGGWITANAVPSPSKEIQETFLGIDEIFGIGEDGGILDSDKLINEWELPRGIVLFGGTGHTWFGFDYRQTKVEPPVVYVESYVETVEYRLADNFQAFLSMLYVDGGEE, encoded by the coding sequence ATGAAATCAATTTGGTCAGAAGACAATGGTGGAACAGTGCTACCTCGTGTTACAGAAAAGATGATTGTGGAGGCTGAGAAACACTTTGGTGTGGCATTACCAAGTGCATATATAGAGCAAGTAAACATTCAAAATGGTGGCTGGATAACAGCAAATGCGGTGCCAAGCCCCTCAAAAGAAATTCAAGAAACGTTCCTTGGAATTGACGAGATCTTTGGAATTGGTGAGGATGGTGGCATTCTGGATTCCGACAAGCTTATCAACGAATGGGAATTACCGAGAGGCATTGTTTTATTTGGTGGAACGGGTCATACATGGTTTGGATTTGATTATCGGCAGACTAAGGTGGAGCCTCCGGTCGTGTATGTTGAATCATACGTGGAAACGGTGGAATATCGGCTTGCTGACAACTTTCAAGCATTCCTTTCCATGTTATACGTTGATGGTGGAGAAGAATAA
- a CDS encoding nucleoside 2-deoxyribosyltransferase: MTVRVYLAAGFFNDQQLQKVEKTEGILRAKGLLVFSPREHQNESLPFGSREWRAETFRDDRAAILQSDVVVAIYDEQDAGTMWEIGFAYANQKPIVILHINEEPVNIMITESLHAYVDSFRQLDEYSFYRLRKIPYEGDVT; the protein is encoded by the coding sequence GTGACAGTACGTGTGTATCTCGCAGCTGGTTTCTTCAATGATCAGCAGCTTCAAAAGGTAGAAAAGACGGAAGGAATTCTTCGTGCTAAAGGGTTGCTTGTGTTTAGTCCGCGTGAGCATCAAAATGAATCCTTGCCTTTTGGTTCGCGAGAGTGGAGAGCTGAAACGTTTAGGGATGATCGTGCGGCGATTTTACAATCAGATGTGGTTGTGGCGATCTATGATGAACAAGATGCAGGTACGATGTGGGAAATTGGGTTTGCGTATGCGAATCAAAAACCGATTGTAATCCTCCATATCAATGAAGAACCTGTCAATATTATGATTACGGAAAGTCTACATGCATACGTTGATTCATTTAGGCAATTGGATGAATATTCGTTTTATCGTTTACGAAAGATTCCTTATGAAGGAGACGTGACGTAA
- a CDS encoding GNAT family N-acetyltransferase produces the protein MTITIRQEIKSDYPITETVIEEAFKNEEQSNHQEHLLVGKIRKSDAFIPQLSLVAVHEDEEIVGHILLSHITIVNGESAVDSLALAPVSVTPSYQNKGIGSQLIHTALQQAKDLGYESVIVLGHDAYYPKFGFKRASTFNIKAPFDVPDEAFMALELTPHALDQVTGVVQYSKPFTE, from the coding sequence ATGACGATTACGATTAGACAAGAAATTAAATCAGACTACCCTATAACGGAAACAGTGATTGAAGAGGCTTTTAAAAACGAAGAACAGAGTAATCATCAGGAGCACTTACTAGTAGGGAAAATCCGCAAATCGGATGCGTTTATTCCTCAACTTTCACTGGTGGCAGTCCATGAGGATGAAGAGATTGTTGGGCACATCCTGCTTTCACACATTACGATTGTGAATGGAGAAAGTGCCGTTGATTCTTTAGCGCTCGCTCCTGTGTCCGTTACACCTTCTTATCAAAATAAAGGCATAGGCAGTCAATTAATTCACACTGCCCTACAACAAGCCAAAGATCTTGGTTACGAATCTGTGATCGTCCTTGGCCACGATGCCTACTATCCTAAGTTCGGATTCAAAAGAGCGAGTACGTTTAATATTAAAGCACCCTTTGATGTTCCAGATGAAGCATTTATGGCACTTGAATTAACCCCTCATGCGCTCGATCAAGTAACAGGAGTTGTTCAATACTCTAAACCGTTTACGGAGTAG
- a CDS encoding 3-ketoacyl-ACP reductase encodes MESITGKVALITGAGRGIGRATAIAFAKEGMHVGLVGRTLENLQNVAEELKAYDVNVAIAAASIEDLESITSAVESIRTELGPIDVLINNAGISKFGGFMDLTPDEWTNIIDVNVKGVYYTTRAVLPEMVERQTGDIINIASTAGQKGAPATSAYTASKAALIGMTESLMMEVRKQNVRVTALTPSTVATDMAKDLNLTDGNPEKVMQPEDMADLMVAQLKLHPRVVLKHAGLWSNNP; translated from the coding sequence ATGGAATCAATTACTGGAAAAGTCGCGTTAATTACAGGAGCGGGTCGAGGAATTGGACGCGCTACCGCTATCGCGTTTGCGAAAGAAGGCATGCACGTTGGTCTTGTTGGTCGTACCCTTGAAAACTTGCAAAATGTAGCAGAAGAGTTAAAAGCGTATGATGTCAACGTTGCCATTGCCGCAGCAAGCATTGAGGATTTGGAATCCATTACAAGCGCTGTTGAAAGCATTCGCACCGAATTAGGACCGATTGATGTATTAATCAACAATGCGGGTATTTCAAAATTTGGTGGTTTCATGGATTTAACACCAGACGAGTGGACAAACATTATTGATGTCAACGTAAAAGGTGTTTATTATACGACTCGCGCAGTATTGCCAGAAATGGTCGAGCGCCAAACAGGAGACATCATTAACATTGCTTCAACCGCCGGTCAAAAAGGCGCACCAGCTACTAGCGCCTACACGGCTTCAAAAGCTGCTTTGATCGGGATGACTGAATCGCTTATGATGGAAGTGCGCAAGCAGAATGTACGTGTTACGGCTCTTACGCCAAGTACAGTGGCAACCGATATGGCGAAAGACTTAAATCTAACAGACGGAAATCCTGAAAAAGTGATGCAACCAGAAGACATGGCCGATCTCATGGTCGCCCAGTTAAAGCTGCATCCACGTGTTGTTCTTAAACATGCTGGCTTATGGTCAAACAACCCATAA
- a CDS encoding LysE family translocator: protein MVVSVMVSFLILGLSLGAPIGPVNAARIEKGIQNGFAHSWMVGFGSLMADGIFMSCVYLGLHHFIETPFIQSFLWLFGAFVLLYSGIEGMMRSNRFSIIENRNKDSLIHCFFNGLLLSISNPMSMMFWLGIYGSIMVKTAETATNQQLLIYTLMIFIGLTIWDLFVASMTSGGRRFLTPATLKLIALLSGLSLVAFGVYFAIHGIQLFL, encoded by the coding sequence ATGGTCGTGAGTGTCATGGTTAGCTTTCTAATTCTCGGTTTAAGTTTAGGTGCGCCGATCGGTCCAGTCAACGCCGCGAGAATTGAAAAAGGAATTCAAAATGGATTCGCTCATTCATGGATGGTCGGCTTCGGAAGTCTAATGGCTGATGGCATTTTCATGTCTTGCGTATATCTAGGACTTCATCACTTTATAGAAACGCCATTTATCCAATCATTCCTCTGGCTCTTTGGTGCATTTGTGTTGCTTTATTCCGGAATTGAAGGGATGATGCGATCAAATCGATTTTCCATTATTGAAAATCGCAATAAAGATAGCCTCATTCACTGTTTTTTTAACGGCCTTCTACTCTCAATATCGAACCCCATGTCGATGATGTTTTGGCTTGGAATTTATGGATCGATTATGGTGAAAACAGCTGAAACCGCAACAAACCAACAGCTGCTTATCTATACACTAATGATTTTCATTGGCCTAACCATTTGGGATCTCTTTGTTGCTTCAATGACAAGTGGTGGGAGGCGCTTCCTCACACCAGCAACCTTAAAGCTTATTGCGCTTTTGTCAGGTCTATCCCTTGTCGCATTTGGGGTATACTTTGCGATACACGGCATTCAACTGTTTTTATAA
- a CDS encoding RtcB family protein — translation MIEAKGSYNTAKIFTNTIDPSAMDQIVELCNQSFVEGSTIRIMPDTHAGAGCTIGTTMTITDKIVPNLVGVDIGCGLEVAILHKPEKGVNFDQLDEVIRKHIPHGFQIRAQNKRHQYAKEVDFASIRAPFKLDRALSSIGTLGGGNHFVELNEYGDKIALVIHSGSRNLGKQIAEHYQNRAYDELMAYKQERDALIAELKKENRNHEIEEALSSYKHPGIKKELAFLEGEGFADYMNDMGIAQHYALLNRKAMVNEIVEKLGWKISDSFTTIHNYIDLHNKILRKGAISAKKAERVIIPINMRDGSILATGKGNPDWNYSGPHGAGRLMSRRKAKKLFNLNEFQETMRGIWTTSLSEETIDEAPMVYKPMKEILEQIDATVEVNQIMKPLYNFKAK, via the coding sequence ATGATTGAAGCAAAAGGAAGCTATAATACTGCAAAAATCTTCACAAATACCATTGATCCATCTGCAATGGATCAAATCGTGGAGTTATGTAATCAATCGTTTGTTGAAGGTTCAACCATTCGAATCATGCCTGATACCCATGCAGGAGCGGGGTGTACAATTGGCACGACGATGACGATCACAGATAAAATTGTCCCAAACCTTGTCGGTGTGGATATCGGATGTGGGCTAGAAGTTGCGATTCTACATAAACCAGAAAAAGGCGTAAACTTTGATCAGTTGGATGAGGTCATTCGCAAGCATATCCCTCATGGCTTTCAAATTAGGGCACAGAACAAACGCCATCAATATGCAAAAGAAGTGGATTTTGCATCGATTCGCGCGCCCTTTAAGCTAGATCGTGCGTTGAGCAGCATTGGGACCCTTGGTGGAGGCAATCATTTTGTCGAGTTAAATGAGTACGGTGATAAAATCGCCCTTGTCATTCATTCAGGATCAAGAAATTTGGGTAAGCAAATTGCGGAGCACTATCAAAATCGGGCGTATGATGAGCTAATGGCGTATAAACAAGAAAGAGACGCACTGATTGCTGAATTGAAAAAGGAAAACCGAAATCATGAAATTGAAGAAGCCCTTTCTAGCTATAAGCATCCGGGGATAAAAAAAGAATTAGCATTCCTTGAAGGTGAGGGATTTGCTGACTATATGAACGATATGGGGATTGCTCAACATTATGCGTTGCTAAACAGGAAAGCAATGGTAAATGAGATTGTGGAAAAGTTGGGTTGGAAAATCTCAGATTCTTTTACAACGATTCATAATTACATTGATCTACACAATAAGATCTTACGAAAAGGGGCCATTTCAGCGAAAAAAGCAGAGCGTGTCATCATCCCCATTAATATGCGAGATGGTAGCATTCTTGCGACAGGAAAAGGGAACCCGGATTGGAACTACTCTGGTCCTCACGGAGCAGGTCGATTGATGAGTCGAAGAAAAGCAAAAAAACTGTTCAATTTAAATGAGTTTCAAGAAACGATGAGGGGGATATGGACGACGTCTTTATCAGAAGAAACCATTGATGAAGCGCCGATGGTCTACAAACCAATGAAAGAAATTCTTGAGCAAATTGATGCGACAGTTGAAGTGAATCAGATTATGAAGCCACTTTATAATTTTAAAGCAAAATAG
- a CDS encoding peptidase E — protein sequence MKQIIALGGGGFSMEPEHPFLDDYILQQADTPNPKICFLPTASGDSAGYIERFYNAFESKPCTSSHLSLFKPPTRDLRSFILEKDVVYVGGGNTVNMLLLWKHWGLDKILEEAYEQGTILTGLSAGSICWFEEGITDSYGAGLEPISGLGLLSGSHAPHYDGEHERRPTFQRLISETRIQAGIAADDGVGLHYKNGSLAAIIKSRKNAHAHRVEVVHGAVKETRLKSIYLGDV from the coding sequence ATGAAACAAATTATCGCATTAGGGGGCGGCGGGTTCTCAATGGAACCTGAACATCCGTTCCTTGACGACTACATCTTGCAGCAAGCAGATACACCAAATCCCAAAATCTGTTTCCTGCCAACAGCAAGTGGCGATTCAGCTGGTTATATTGAACGTTTTTACAACGCTTTTGAATCAAAACCATGCACGAGCAGTCATTTATCCTTATTCAAACCTCCTACCCGAGATTTACGATCATTCATTCTCGAAAAAGATGTTGTATACGTTGGTGGAGGGAACACGGTGAATATGCTTTTGCTTTGGAAGCATTGGGGACTGGACAAGATTCTTGAAGAAGCCTATGAACAGGGCACGATCCTTACTGGATTAAGCGCTGGCTCCATTTGTTGGTTTGAAGAAGGAATAACTGATTCTTATGGAGCTGGATTGGAACCCATTAGCGGATTAGGACTTTTATCAGGAAGTCACGCGCCTCATTACGATGGGGAGCACGAGCGGCGACCAACGTTTCAGCGATTGATTAGCGAAACGAGAATTCAAGCCGGCATTGCCGCAGATGATGGCGTCGGTCTCCACTATAAAAATGGATCATTAGCCGCAATCATCAAGTCTCGCAAGAATGCACATGCCCATCGCGTCGAAGTCGTTCATGGCGCAGTAAAAGAAACACGCTTAAAAAGTATCTATTTAGGTGATGTCTAA
- a CDS encoding ring-cleaving dioxygenase, with product MKLKGHHHVSSLTANAERNLAFYRNILGMRLVKKTVNQDNTSNYHLFYADSKGSPGTEVTFFEIPLLAQKREGTNRIYEIGLLVPSNEALQFWSERFNKFQVEHEEIHERNGVLVLPFQDPDGHRMSLVVDQDASPVLENGTDEVSGEHAIIGLGPATLQVRYAEPTIQVLTDVLGFTKTGQYTNGDYTVHVFALDENGLSSEIHVEENKDLPKAREGRGSVHHIAFRVETEEELRQWVDHIEKEGFTTSGFVDRYYFKSLYFREPNGILYELATDGPGFDIDEKLEDLGKELSLPPFLEPKRKEIEAKLKPLRT from the coding sequence ATGAAACTTAAAGGCCATCACCATGTATCTTCTCTAACGGCAAATGCAGAACGTAATTTAGCTTTCTACAGAAACATTCTCGGTATGCGATTAGTGAAAAAAACAGTGAACCAAGATAACACGTCAAATTATCATTTGTTTTACGCAGATTCGAAAGGTTCTCCAGGCACCGAGGTTACATTTTTTGAAATTCCATTACTCGCTCAAAAGCGGGAGGGAACAAACCGTATTTATGAAATTGGGTTGCTCGTTCCATCTAATGAAGCGCTTCAATTCTGGTCTGAGCGGTTCAATAAGTTTCAAGTTGAGCACGAAGAGATTCACGAGCGAAATGGTGTGCTTGTTTTACCATTCCAAGATCCTGACGGTCATCGAATGAGCCTTGTTGTAGATCAGGACGCATCGCCTGTTCTTGAAAACGGGACAGACGAAGTGTCTGGAGAACATGCGATTATCGGCCTTGGCCCAGCGACTTTACAAGTTCGTTATGCGGAACCAACAATTCAAGTATTGACTGATGTGCTAGGTTTTACTAAAACAGGGCAATATACCAATGGAGATTATACAGTCCATGTTTTTGCACTAGATGAAAACGGACTCTCAAGTGAAATTCATGTAGAAGAAAACAAAGATCTTCCTAAAGCGCGGGAAGGTAGAGGCAGTGTGCATCATATTGCGTTCCGTGTTGAGACGGAAGAAGAGCTTCGTCAGTGGGTCGATCATATTGAAAAAGAAGGCTTTACCACGTCTGGCTTTGTGGATCGGTACTATTTTAAATCACTTTATTTTAGAGAGCCAAATGGTATCTTGTATGAGTTAGCAACAGATGGACCAGGCTTTGATATCGACGAAAAGCTAGAAGATTTAGGCAAGGAGCTGTCGTTGCCGCCATTTCTTGAGCCAAAGCGTAAAGAAATTGAAGCAAAATTAAAGCCATTACGTACGTAA
- a CDS encoding alpha/beta hydrolase, protein MRYFYHRSQTTTDTFILLHGSAGRESDLLEIAGDLDVSFSVIGLRGDVQDEKGFRYFSRPTNGAFDYDDINARTEDIHNTIKDLLKKNGSMDTRLHLIGYSNGANVATNLMRRYPEAYTSAVLFHPSHLFRDARDIDLDGKTIFISAGATDTLVSPGDAFALEAQLQSYGAQTKLALTDYGHALTTADIEEATNWWKTVQGSSS, encoded by the coding sequence ATGCGTTATTTCTATCATCGTAGTCAAACGACAACAGATACATTCATTTTGCTTCACGGAAGTGCTGGAAGAGAATCCGATTTACTTGAAATCGCAGGTGATTTAGATGTCTCTTTCTCCGTCATCGGCTTACGAGGAGACGTCCAGGATGAAAAAGGCTTTCGTTATTTTTCTCGTCCAACGAACGGAGCGTTTGATTATGATGATATCAACGCTCGTACGGAAGACATTCACAATACCATTAAAGATCTTCTAAAAAAGAACGGCTCGATGGATACGCGCCTTCATTTGATTGGATATTCCAATGGAGCGAATGTTGCCACAAATTTAATGCGACGGTATCCAGAAGCCTATACAAGCGCCGTGTTGTTCCATCCAAGTCACCTGTTTCGTGATGCACGTGACATTGACCTAGATGGTAAAACGATTTTCATTTCCGCTGGTGCAACAGATACACTCGTTTCACCTGGAGATGCCTTCGCACTTGAAGCACAACTACAATCTTATGGTGCGCAAACCAAGCTCGCCTTAACCGATTATGGTCACGCCCTTACAACTGCTGACATCGAGGAAGCAACAAACTGGTGGAAAACCGTTCAAGGAAGCTCATCATGA
- a CDS encoding MarR family winged helix-turn-helix transcriptional regulator, whose translation MKQNDKTKEEVLALLVWFRLSRTYHQSLKRSNTFLKKWGLTVAQFDVLVQVGTHKRLSQLDLANTLLVTKGNITKLLTKMEENGWILREKEKKSKYLSLAPKGQDLYNEIVPQQEQHQAAYFDRLDGEELKQLHELLKKVGEPQET comes from the coding sequence ATGAAACAAAATGATAAAACAAAAGAAGAAGTGCTCGCACTCCTCGTCTGGTTTCGGTTGTCACGAACGTACCATCAAAGTCTAAAACGTTCAAACACTTTTTTAAAAAAGTGGGGCCTTACAGTTGCACAGTTCGACGTACTCGTCCAAGTTGGCACGCATAAACGATTATCACAACTTGATTTAGCCAATACCCTGCTTGTCACGAAAGGAAACATAACAAAGTTGCTTACGAAAATGGAAGAAAACGGCTGGATTTTACGGGAAAAAGAAAAAAAGTCCAAATACCTTTCGCTAGCGCCAAAAGGACAAGACCTATATAACGAAATTGTCCCGCAACAGGAACAACACCAAGCCGCCTATTTCGATCGATTAGATGGCGAAGAGTTAAAACAACTCCATGAATTGCTAAAAAAAGTAGGCGAACCACAAGAAACGTAA
- a CDS encoding MFS transporter, which translates to MNVSRFFITIDFSKMWIHTFLRIFHDRFKELALPLVTLALTQSPLVTALVLLSQQVGTILFSIPIGTWVERRNPVIVSSCGSILTGLFMFGLAYAVSLDQTNAIVISFLLCALGIVSLFHSTAFHIMVPKIVGRQRLLRAHTLLETADAIVTLLGPALGGYLLATYGASATLAICGGILLTASIFLISLRYDYTKPAFRKKEPVKARLRMFATESVEGLIFLFGNSAQRASILALTTLGFSTVFITLTLIFHASNTLEFSEQAIGLLLSSAGLGNIIGVLIMNQFKQSNWLYLLVVLLVLSSLGVMLLLTGSLWLMCFGMILFDGALSMGFVVQIAVHQGITPDSLLARVRSTTYVMGGVVSMLATVSSGLLTELNSLVALGFGSLMLIVPACFLLRYRHAGVRLHELQPLENVITN; encoded by the coding sequence ATGAACGTGAGTCGTTTTTTTATTACGATTGATTTTTCAAAGATGTGGATCCATACTTTCTTGCGCATTTTTCATGATCGCTTTAAAGAACTAGCTCTTCCCCTTGTTACGCTAGCTTTAACACAATCACCACTTGTGACAGCACTAGTCTTATTATCTCAACAAGTGGGCACAATCTTGTTTTCCATTCCAATTGGAACATGGGTGGAACGACGAAACCCAGTCATTGTCTCTTCTTGCGGTTCAATCTTAACAGGTTTGTTTATGTTTGGGCTTGCGTATGCTGTAAGTTTAGACCAAACAAATGCGATCGTCATCAGCTTTTTATTATGTGCATTAGGCATTGTCAGCCTGTTTCATTCAACTGCCTTTCATATAATGGTTCCTAAAATCGTTGGTCGGCAGCGATTATTACGTGCACACACCTTACTTGAAACGGCCGATGCCATTGTTACGTTACTAGGTCCTGCTTTAGGAGGCTATCTTTTAGCGACCTATGGTGCAAGCGCGACACTAGCAATCTGTGGAGGGATTCTTTTAACAGCCTCGATATTTTTAATTTCTTTACGCTATGATTATACGAAACCTGCATTTAGAAAAAAAGAGCCTGTCAAAGCACGTCTTCGCATGTTTGCAACTGAATCTGTTGAAGGCTTGATCTTTTTATTCGGAAATTCGGCACAGCGAGCATCCATATTGGCACTCACAACATTAGGGTTTTCAACCGTTTTTATTACGCTAACGTTAATCTTCCATGCTTCTAACACGCTCGAGTTTTCCGAACAAGCTATTGGGTTGCTGTTATCAAGCGCAGGTCTCGGAAATATCATCGGCGTATTAATTATGAACCAATTTAAACAATCCAACTGGCTCTATTTATTAGTCGTATTGTTGGTACTTTCTTCTTTAGGCGTCATGCTGCTGCTCACTGGCTCACTTTGGCTCATGTGCTTTGGTATGATTCTGTTTGATGGCGCCCTTTCCATGGGATTTGTCGTTCAAATTGCTGTGCATCAAGGTATTACCCCAGATTCATTGCTTGCACGAGTACGAAGCACAACCTATGTAATGGGTGGGGTTGTCTCCATGCTTGCAACTGTTTCATCCGGATTATTAACGGAATTGAATTCCCTAGTCGCTCTAGGATTTGGTAGCCTCATGTTGATCGTTCCAGCCTGCTTCTTACTCCGCTATCGGCACGCTGGTGTACGGCTTCATGAACTGCAGCCACTTGAAAACGTGATAACAAACTAA
- a CDS encoding NUDIX hydrolase has product MPNHIPKHIISAATIILNEKNDILLIKGPKRGWEFPGGQVEEGESLTDAAIRETKEETGLDVEITKFCGIFQNTRASICNTLYLANIVGGEMTTTPESLEIGFFSIEKAFEMVTYTNFRERIEYCLDPTKQPFVISF; this is encoded by the coding sequence ATGCCAAATCACATACCTAAACATATTATTTCCGCCGCAACCATCATCCTAAATGAAAAAAACGACATCCTTCTAATTAAAGGGCCTAAACGAGGCTGGGAATTTCCAGGCGGACAGGTGGAAGAAGGAGAATCTTTAACCGATGCCGCCATTCGCGAGACAAAAGAAGAAACCGGTTTAGACGTGGAAATCACTAAATTTTGTGGAATCTTTCAGAACACGCGTGCATCAATTTGCAACACCCTCTATTTAGCGAACATTGTTGGTGGTGAAATGACCACAACCCCAGAAAGCTTGGAAATTGGCTTCTTCTCTATTGAAAAAGCGTTTGAAATGGTGACATACACCAACTTCCGAGAGCGAATTGAATATTGCCTTGACCCAACAAAACAACCATTCGTCATTTCGTTTTAA